In the genome of Acidimicrobiales bacterium, the window CGGGGTACCTGCTCAAGTCGCTGAGCGGGGAACAGCTCGCGGATCACCTCGCGCGCGTTGACCACGGCGAAGTCGTGGTGGACCCGACCATGGCGACTCGCATCGCCGTACGGGCCGCCCGGCACGGTGACGGTCGGACGTGGCCGGGCGGCCAGATAGGCCTGTCCCGGCGCGAGAGTGAAGTGCTGAGCCTGCTCGTCGACGGGCTGAGCAACCGGCTGATCGCCGCCGAGCTGATCGTGGGCGAGGAGACGGTGAAGACCCACCTGAGATCCATCTATCGCAAGCTCGGCGTGAACGATCGTGCCCAGGCAGTGGCCACCGCCCTGCGACAGGGCATGTTCAC includes:
- a CDS encoding response regulator transcription factor encodes the protein MRVVLVGGDEIIVEGLQGILASHQDRVDVVGRAPATEDALSAAIRLDADVVLVDLHIKGTSALELAAKMVAEKPPFRVVIFTDDTDERRLFEALRLGISGYLLKSLSGEQLADHLARVDHGEVVVDPTMATRIAVRAARHGDGRTWPGGQIGLSRRESEVLSLLVDGLSNRLIAAELIVGEETVKTHLRSIYRKLGVNDRAQAVATALRQGMFT